A stretch of Kwoniella dendrophila CBS 6074 chromosome 2, complete sequence DNA encodes these proteins:
- a CDS encoding adenine phosphoribosyltransferase, with product MSDVTYLKSLLGVHPDFPKKGVTFLDIFPILRDPVAFETLITHLTHHILTSNNNIRPDVIVGLDARGFLLGPIIAMRLNCSFVPVRKGGKLPGSVEVVKYEKEYGTDEFEIQSGAIKQGQNCIVIDDLIATGGSASAAGELIKKSGGKTLEYVFIVGLPFLKGHEKLDAPSYWIVEAED from the exons ATGTCCGACGTAACTTATCTCAAATCATTATTAGGTGTTCATCCTGATTTCCcaaaaaag GGAGTAACTTTCCTTGATATATTCCCAATTTTACGTGATCCAGTAGCTTTTGAAACTTTAATAACACATTTAACACATCATATTTTAActtcaaataataatattagACCAGATGTTATTGTTGGATTAGATGCAAGAGGTTTCTTATTAGGTCCAATCATTGCAATGAGATTAAATTGTTCTTTTGTTCCTGTaagaaaaggtggtaaattacctgGTTCAGTTGAAGTTgtaaaatatgaaaaagaatatgGTACAGATGAGTTTGAAATTCAATCTGGTGCTATtaaacaaggtcaaaatTGCATTGTCATTGA CGATCTTATCGCAACAGGtggttcagcttcagcagcaggtgaattgatcaaaaaatcaggtggtaaaactTTAGAATACGTTTTCATCGTTGGTTTACCTTTCTTAAAAGGTCATGAAAAATTAGATGCTCCTTCTTACTGGATcgttgaagctgaagattaA
- a CDS encoding cyanate hydratase, which yields MMDLPLHCKVLLQAKISSGLTFQQIAEKIEKPEVWTAALFYGQAVTDEETSIKIYEVLGEETFIADYNHNYLLPNTSKLTKDKVINGLLGKSENSLGVSGMVDRDKGIEMPPRDPVLYRLYEVLLVYGYSYKAIIQEKFGDGIMSAIDFRTSVERKKDPKGDRVVITMDGKFLPYSSTESWKQ from the exons ATGATGGATTTACCTCTTCACTGTAAAGTCTTActtcaagctaaaatatcATCAGGATTAACATTCCAACAAATTGCAGAGAAGATTGAAAAACCTGAAGTATGGACAGCAGCTTTATTCTATGGTCAAGCAGTaactgatgaagaaacatCAATTAAAATATAtgaagttttaggtgaagaaactTTTATCGCTGATTATAATCATAATTACCTTTTACCTAATACTTCAAAATtaacaaaagataaagttatAAATGGTTTATTGGGGAAATCTGAAAATAGTTTAGGTGTTTCGGGAATGGTCGATAGAGATAAAGGTATTGAAATGCCTCCAAGA gaCCCTGTACTTTATAGATTATATGAAGTTTTACTTGTTTATGGATATTCGTATAAAGCTATCATCCAAGAGAAG TTTGGAGATGGTATCATGTCTGCCATTG ATTTCCGAACTTCtgttgaaagaaagaaagatcCCAAAGGAGATAGAGTCGTAATTACGATGGACGGCAAG TTCCTACCTTACTCTTCCACTGAATCTTGGAAACAATAG